ATATTTTTCTGTGGATATTCCCACATAGAGGGTTCAAAACTCGTTAAAGATACCCCCTGCTTCGATGAAAAACATGATATGGCGAAGATGCGAACCCCTCCAAACCAGCATAGGAAGCTGGAATTTTAAAACATCAGATAAAATACTGGAAACCCCCTATCATAAGGGGGCAGCTCACATCAAATCCAATAAAAAGTTAAAGGGTGAGAATTGATGATAGACTCCAAGATTATAATTTCAGTGACGATAGTTCTAATCATCGGAGCCATCGCAGCAGGTTACCAGATAAGCAACAACCCCAAAATTTTATGGCAACCAACAACCCCTGATAGCACCACACCACATTCCCAAGGGACCGGAGGCGGATCAGGGGGGGCCGGAGGCGGAGCAGGCGGATCAGTCGGTCCTACAGGCGCAGGCGATGGTTCAGGTGGGAGTGCAGGAGGATCCGGCAGTTCTTCAAACGGTATTGGTATTGGGGGTAATGGAGGTTATCCCGTGGGTCCATCAGAAGCCCAAAGTATAGCCCAGAAATACATAAAAGAAGAAGGCGCTAAAGCAGGAACACCACGCCTCGTCACCATAGGCGGCGAACCAGTATATGTAGTGCCAATAGAAAAGAATGGTAAAATCGTAGGAGAAATCCATATAGATCCCATCACTGGTAAAAACATAGGCGGGGGCGGTGGTGCACCACCATGAAGGTCGAAACAAAGAATGAATCATGCACAATAGTATCTGAAGAGATTGAAAACGCTATAGTCCTTGAAGGATCCCCAGGCTTGGGGCTGATAGGCAACATCGTAGGATGGCTCTTAGTAGACGATCTCAAGATGAGGGAAATAGGATACATCGACTCCAAATATTTCCCGCCCCTAGCAGTCCTCTACAGGGGTGTTGCAATACACCCCTTCAGAATATATGAAGGAGAAGGACTAGTACTCTTCCTATCAGATTTCATCCTACCATCCTCAGTAGTCTATGACATGACCAATGCAATGGTAAAATGGATGAAAAGAAACAACAGCAAGGAATTAATAACATTTAACAGCGTCATTGTAAGACAAAAGTCACACCTAGTCGCAGGAGCAGCTAACAGTAAAGACGCCTTGAAAAGACTTGGAAAACTGGACATACCAATATTACCATTCGGGAACATAAACGGGATCTCAGGAACATTACTAACAAGATGCGCTATAGAAAACATACCAGCTTCTTGCTTATTCGGCGAGATACTAACACCCTACCCAGATCCAAGAGCAGCGGCAGAAGTAGTCGAAGTCCTAAACAAAATGTTAGGCCTCGAAGTAGATACAGAACCATTACTAGAAGAAGCCCAAGCAATCGAATCAAGGCTTAAAAAATTAGCAGAAAAAGTGCACAAAACAGAAACACCCACAACCCCAACAGAAACACCAATATACATGTAGACAAAGGGCAAATATTTTTATATATTAAAAATTTACAATTTTTTTATCCATAGTAGAGGGGCCCGTAGCCTAGCTTGGATAGGGCGTCGGACTTCTAATCCGAAGGTCCCGGGTTCAAATCCCGGCGGGTCCGCTACAAAAAAAAATTTTCACCAATTGAGGGGGCCCGTAGCCTAGCCTGGATAGGGCATCGGACTCCTAATCCGAAGGTCCCGGGTTCAAATCCCGGCGGGTCCGTTCACTCATTAGAAGGTTCTTCGCCCAATGGATTCGCAGAAGATTGCACCTAATCTTTGTGATTATAATATGATACCCTTAAAATCCCACAATATTTTAATATTATTGTTTCATGGGCGCTTGTTTTCCCAAATAAATTTTAGGGGGCTATGGACGAATAATTAAGATCCTATTTGAAATAAGCGTCCAATGTGTTTTCTGGAAATCTTATTTCACCGTATCTGCCCCCACCACCGGGTATTATGATGAGGGAGCCATTCCTAAAAGCTTTTATTGCGAGGGCGGTTTCGCCATCCACTTCCCTTATCTTGTCTAATGGGGCGTCAAGGAGCGTTCTTATTTCATTGCCGAACTCTTTTACAAGTTTTCCCCAAATCCTTTGGACATAACGTGTTGTAACACCCTTCCCATGCTTCATGCTAATTATCTCGGCAAGTGGCATGATATGGATATAAGGTGGGCGATGACTTGGATGATGTGGCTTTTTCCATGTGGCTATTTCATGTATCCGATAATCTACACCCTTTTTGATGGTTCCACCACATGAACATTTCATGCCAAGTTTTATAGCCTCCTCAGGTTCATAGACTCTGTAACAGCGCGTGCACGCTGTGAGATGATATTTACCAAGCCTTGGATCGAAACCATAATTTGCAAGTATATTCTTCCCCTTTATAGACTTTTTAATAGCGGAAAAAGAAATTTCATCTACTTTGAATTGGTTAAATTCTCTACCGAGGCGGTGCGGCCAAGGGGAATGTGCATCGGAATTCGTCAAGAATGGTATGTTTTGGAGTTCTTTTATCCTGTCAGCCATGTCAGTGTCGGCTGAGAGGCCCAATTCCAAAAAATCGGGTGCTTTACCATAACAGTCATTGTAACTATCATAGGATTTGTATAAGCTGGTCCATGGTGTGAATGCATGGGATGGGCCGATGAGGCCATCATATTCATGTACTAAGTCCATTATCTCTGATCCTCGCATTCTAACCTTGGGTCTGCCCTCCTTGTTAATGTTGGATGATGGTAACTTCTCCTTTAGTTCCATGGCTGTTTCTATGGATGGTAAAATTAGAAGATGATGGACTCGTCTCAAGTCTTCAACTTCACTTGTTATTATGAAATTGCAGTCTTCATGGGAATAGATACCATCTTCTGTGGCCTTTGTACTTTCTATGATTATTTTGAGCCACTTGGGGTGAAATCCGTCACCGGTGCCTACAAGGTCTAAGCCTTTAAGTTTTGCTTGTGGGGCTATGTTCTTTATGGTCATCTTCTGGGATGTTGCCTGGGAAAAGCAACTGTGTATGTGTAGATCCGCGTTTATTATCATCTATGATCAGCCTATGTATCTAAGATCCTCTTCGCCTGGTTTGAGCGTCATCCTCTCTATCATTTCCTGTTCCATCTGCTGAGCCTTTGATATCATCTTACGGGTTTCCTTGGCCCTTTCTTCAAGTTTTTCAGTGTCTATTTCCAAGTTTAGTAATTCCATGAGGACGTTTAGCAGTGCTCTCGCGGCCTCGGCATCTATATAATATCCTGGTGTTTCACCCATGAGACAGACGCCTTCCATTCCTCTGAGGCTTCCCATTCCTAGTAGCAGACCTGATGCGCCGATTATGCCACCATCAGCTGACCTTAAAATGACTCCATGCTTTTCTAATTTCTTTGCAAGTTCTATGTTGGTGGCGGCGCCGTAGACCTTTGAAACTTCGACTGGTTGTCCTGTGGCTAATCCTCCAAGGGTGTATATCTCTTTGACGCCATGTTTTTCCACAAAGTCTAGTATCATGCCACAGATTTCATATTGCCCTTCTGGTGAAAGTCCTTGTGTATTACCGATTAGTATTATGTAGTCTCTTTTTTCTTTACCGACTGATTTCAAGTAATAAAATTCGTTTTTCATGGGTTCTACAATGCCATTGTCATCTACTAGAACTTGTGGAGGAAATGATGGTGAGTAAAGTTCTGCGAATTTGGTAGCATCTAATTCGTCGATGATATGATCAGCGGCTAATTTTCCCACATGTCCTATACCTGGTAGAGCTTCTATGAATATCGGATGGTCTAATTCCACTTCTTCTATGACATTTATTATTGTTTCTTTCATTTTTACCCCCCATTATTTTTTTTAAAGAGCATCTGTTTTTTTAAAATGCGCCTATATTTCCCATACTTATCCTCTGGGGAATATTTTGGCGGGGCTACATTCCCTGTTTTCGCCCCACAATATGGGCATTTCTCTTTTAGTGTGTATTCTCCACACGAAGAACATTTTCGCATTTTCATGTTAATTCACGATGGAATTCTCCTTTTCCTCCTTCTTTCATTATGATGTCTATACACTTCTGCGCGGCCTTTTTAAGCTTCTTTTCAGCTGTTGGATAATCTGTCGATTTAACTATTAAGCGGTAACGGGGTGCTCCAACAGCTTGTACGACCGCCCCTACTTTCTGAGCGGCCTTGAGGGCCTTTTTAATTATCTCTATACCATTAGGTGCATAGGATTTAATATCCACATAACCAGTTACTTGAACCTCTGGGGGTGTTATATTCTTCTTAGCGACTTTGGTAATCGCCTTAGCCCAATCTTCAGGGACCCCCTCTTCTATTAATGCTTTTTCACCCTCATCTGCCGCTGTTTCAAATGCACCGTAAAGATCGCCGAATATGTCCATCAGATCATAGCCTACTTCCTCGTAGGCCTGGTCAAGGTTTTTACCTAAACTTTTAGCTGCTAATTCTAAAAATTTTTCAGCCTTTTGCTCAATCTTCCAAGTTTGTATCTTTTTACGTCTCTGATCATCTCTTATACGTTTCATGGAAGCGTCAACATGTCCCTTTTCAGGGTTGACTCTTAACACCCTAGCTACGATCTTCTGATTTTCCCTGACAAAATCTCTTATATTCTTAACCCAACCA
The sequence above is drawn from the Methanothermobacter tenebrarum genome and encodes:
- a CDS encoding proteasome assembly chaperone family protein — protein: MKVETKNESCTIVSEEIENAIVLEGSPGLGLIGNIVGWLLVDDLKMREIGYIDSKYFPPLAVLYRGVAIHPFRIYEGEGLVLFLSDFILPSSVVYDMTNAMVKWMKRNNSKELITFNSVIVRQKSHLVAGAANSKDALKRLGKLDIPILPFGNINGISGTLLTRCAIENIPASCLFGEILTPYPDPRAAAEVVEVLNKMLGLEVDTEPLLEEAQAIESRLKKLAEKVHKTETPTTPTETPIYM
- a CDS encoding translation initiation factor IF-2 subunit alpha, with protein sequence MVRRRREWPEEGELVVATVHKVLSYGAFAKLEEYPGKEAFIHISEVSSGWVKNIRDFVRENQKIVARVLRVNPEKGHVDASMKRIRDDQRRKKIQTWKIEQKAEKFLELAAKSLGKNLDQAYEEVGYDLMDIFGDLYGAFETAADEGEKALIEEGVPEDWAKAITKVAKKNITPPEVQVTGYVDIKSYAPNGIEIIKKALKAAQKVGAVVQAVGAPRYRLIVKSTDYPTAEKKLKKAAQKCIDIIMKEGGKGEFHRELT
- a CDS encoding TIGR00375 family protein is translated as MIINADLHIHSCFSQATSQKMTIKNIAPQAKLKGLDLVGTGDGFHPKWLKIIIESTKATEDGIYSHEDCNFIITSEVEDLRRVHHLLILPSIETAMELKEKLPSSNINKEGRPKVRMRGSEIMDLVHEYDGLIGPSHAFTPWTSLYKSYDSYNDCYGKAPDFLELGLSADTDMADRIKELQNIPFLTNSDAHSPWPHRLGREFNQFKVDEISFSAIKKSIKGKNILANYGFDPRLGKYHLTACTRCYRVYEPEEAIKLGMKCSCGGTIKKGVDYRIHEIATWKKPHHPSHRPPYIHIMPLAEIISMKHGKGVTTRYVQRIWGKLVKEFGNEIRTLLDAPLDKIREVDGETALAIKAFRNGSLIIIPGGGGRYGEIRFPENTLDAYFK
- a CDS encoding proteasome assembly chaperone family protein, translated to MKETIINVIEEVELDHPIFIEALPGIGHVGKLAADHIIDELDATKFAELYSPSFPPQVLVDDNGIVEPMKNEFYYLKSVGKEKRDYIILIGNTQGLSPEGQYEICGMILDFVEKHGVKEIYTLGGLATGQPVEVSKVYGAATNIELAKKLEKHGVILRSADGGIIGASGLLLGMGSLRGMEGVCLMGETPGYYIDAEAARALLNVLMELLNLEIDTEKLEERAKETRKMISKAQQMEQEMIERMTLKPGEEDLRYIG
- a CDS encoding PepSY domain-containing protein translates to MIDSKIIISVTIVLIIGAIAAGYQISNNPKILWQPTTPDSTTPHSQGTGGGSGGAGGGAGGSVGPTGAGDGSGGSAGGSGSSSNGIGIGGNGGYPVGPSEAQSIAQKYIKEEGAKAGTPRLVTIGGEPVYVVPIEKNGKIVGEIHIDPITGKNIGGGGGAPP
- a CDS encoding RNA-protein complex protein Nop10, which gives rise to MNMKMRKCSSCGEYTLKEKCPYCGAKTGNVAPPKYSPEDKYGKYRRILKKQMLFKKNNGG